The Radiobacillus deserti genomic interval AAGGTATGGATCTGGATTTATCTTAGATACCGTGTAGGTGCTACGCGTCATCTCTACACTCTTCATCGGAAGATAAATAGGTGGGAATCCTTCATTATCCTGATAAGCCACGTATTCAATAAGGTCTTTTTCTTCTCTAAATTCTTCGAGACGATTTCGAACACCGGGTACGTTTTGCACATTGGCTTTAACCTTAATGCCTGTTTTCGTATTTAAAAATTGAACAACGACGTTTCCTTGATTGTTATTTGGGAGAATGTAGATTCGATTGAATTCTCCGTTGAATGCTTCAATATTCTCTCCTTCATCTACCACAAATAAATCCTTTATGACCTGAAATGGGATTAACACCGGAAAAATGACTTCGACTTGATTCTCTTGTTCCGGAATATCTGAATCCGTTAGACTCTCAAATTCAAATAGAGACCAATCATGCATGTATTCATAAAATTTATCTTCATCTTCTTTATTTTTAAGCCCATAATGATCATTATTTACTTCCATAATAATATCACTTGGCTCAAGGAGGCTTTTCTTTGTCTCTTCAATCCCCCCTGTATCTGTTTCAATAAAACGGTTATCATCCATGACGTCGCCACTATTCGGCTTTTGATTCCAAATCCCAAACGTAAGAACCAAACTCAGTATGATCAAGCCTGCTAATAAAATAGATTTAATGCTCTCTAAGTTCATCATCGATTCCTCCGCTTCTTCTGCATCAGCGGAAGGACAAAGAGAATTGTAGTCCCTTTCCCTTCTTTACTTTCAGCCCAAATATGACCGTTATGTGCTTCAACTAGTTCTTTTGCAATGGCAAGACCTAATCCCGTTCCTCCTAAATTTCGTGAGCGCGCCTTATCTGCACGATAAAATCGTTCAAATATTTTATCTACCTTTTCTTTCGCAATGCCAACTCCCTGATCCGCAATACTTATAACGACTCTTCTGCGTTCCTTGACAATCTTGAATGTAATTTTTCCACCCTCTGGTGAGTATTTAATCGCATTGGATATAATGTTATCGATAACCTGGGTCATTTTATCTTTGTCTAACCACACTAACACATGGTCACGTGGAAATTGTCTCTCAAACAAAATATCCTCTGATTTATTCATTTCAAAGCGATCTATAATGTGATGGAAATATTGAACAAAATCCACTTTTTCCTTATATAAGGTATGTCCTTTGTTATCCATCTTCGATAGTTGCAATAAGTCATTAACAAGCCGAATCATCCGCTCTGTTTCCGTTTGCGTAACATTTAAAAATTTAGGTGCAATCTCTTGATCTTCCCATGCCCCATCCGTTAAAGCTTCTAGATAACTTCGCATCGTTGTTAGTGGTGTACGTAACTCATGCGATACGTTGGAAACGAATTCCCGTCGTTCTTTTTCTACTTTTTCTTGCTCTGTTACATCACTAATCACTGTAATAAAACCGGAAACGTGTTCATCCTCATCTTGAACAGCTGAGAAATTTGCACGCAATAAGAAAAACTGCTCATCATCACTAAGATCCAAAATTCGTGAACCGGTTATTTCCGTATCCAGAACATCTGAAATTTCTTCTTCCATATTAAGCACATCTGTTAAAAGTCTTCCTTTCACATCATCAAAACTAGTGCCTAATAAGTCTTCGGCAGATTCATTCATTAAGGTAATGTGACCGGAAGTGTCTGTAGCAATAACACCGTCAGACATGTTTGATAAAACAGAGCTTAGCTTTCTTCGTTCTCCTTCGGTCGTTACATGAGCTTGCCGCAGCCGATCACTCATATCATTAAATGTTGTCCCTAATTGACCAATTTCATCATTTCCATAAACGTTTACCTTTTGAGAGAAATCCCCTGTTGCTAAAATACTAGCTTGTTTTCGCATTTCTGTAATAGGTCTCGTAATCGTTCGAGCAACCAAAATCCCCAAAACTGCAGAAATAATGACAGCGATGACGGTGCCTCGAAGAAAAATTTCATTGACACGTTGAAGCTGATCATAAATACTTTCCATACTTGCCACAATATAAATCGCCCCGATAGCTTCATCGCCATTCTTGATCGGCACCGTTCGAACTTGTATCCGATCTAAACTTCCTTGCTCTCGCATTTCAGTTGTAGATGGGGTACCAAATATAATCGATTGCGTGATTCGTTCCTCCGTAATTCTTTTTCCGATTAATTCTTGATCATCCTTTGTTCCAATAACTCGATACTGGTTATCGATGACCTTTAAATCCGAAAACAATTCACTATCGTAGGTTTCAATAATACTGGCCACTTCTTGCTTTAATGTTGGTCCTTCTCCGCCTTCTGTTCGCTCTTTAGTAAAGGCTTGCTCCAGATATTCTGTTAACCCTTTAATTCGCTGAGTCATTGTATCTTCAAAGTTACTTTTTAAGCTCTCTTCAAGTCCCCTCACAAAATATGCGCCAATGACCTGAATAGCTAAAAGTAACAACAAAATAAGCACGATGATTAACTTCAGCTGTATCGATTGGAAGAAACCTACTTTTTTCATGAAACATTACTCCTGATCTGGATTTCGCAAATAATATCCTACACCTCTTCGTGTTACGATCCACATTGGGTTACTTGGGTTTTCCTCAATTTTTTCTCGAAGACGACGTACCGTAACATCGACCGTACGAACATCGCCATAGTAATCATAGCCCCATACCGTTTCAAGTAAATGCTCACGAGTCATCACTTGTCCAATGTGTCTTGCTAAATAATGAAGCAGTTCAAATTCACGATGCGTCAACTCCACTTGTTGACCATCTCTCGTCACGGTGTAAGCATCTGGATGGATGACTAAACTACTAATTTTAATATCCTTCGTTTTTTGTGTGTCCTCCGGAATCTGTTGCTGTCTACGTAAGTTTGCTTTTACACGTGCAATTACCTCTCGGTTGCTAAAAGGCTTCGTCACGTAATCGTCGGCACCAAGCTCCAAGCCTAATACTTTATCGATTTCTGAATCCTTTGCTGTAATCATAATAATCGGCATGTTATGAGTTTTGCGAACCTCCCGACACACTTCATTACCATCCTTATTTGGAAGCATAATATCTAACAGAAGTAAATCTGGATTTTCAGACTGGGTTAATTCAATTGCTTCATCCCCATCATATGCACAGATTACTTCATAACCTTCTTTTTCTAAGTTGAATTTCAATATATCTGCAATTGGTTTTTCATCATCAACAACCAAAATCTTTTGAGCCATAGTCTCACTCCTATTCCTACTTAAACTCTCTCTTATTTTAACGTAATTTCATGAAAAAGTCTTTCGACAGTCGATATTGGCAAGTCATCCCATATATATAGAAAACCCCTGTCATTCCATGACAAGGGTTTAATTATCAAATTGAATTAGAATTGACCGGATGGATCTATTAGGGAACCATTTTTATACAGCTCAAAATGTAAGTGTACACCAGTAGAATTCCCAGTAGTACCCATAACACCAATTTTACTACCTTGTGTTATGGTTTGACCAGCACTTACACTAATGGAAGAAAGGTGTGCATATACCGTACGGTAGCCGTTATTATGGTCAATGATGATCTTATTTCCATAACCACCATCGTCCCATCCAGCAGATACAACCGTCCCATTATCTGCAGCGAGAATATTACGGTTGCTTACTCCAGAAATATCAATTCCTTTATGGAAAGAGCCCCATCTATGGCCTAATCCACTTGTGATAAATCCACCAACAGCAGGCCATTGCAAGTCTCCTGTTCCTCTAGAAGGTACTACCTTTGTTCCTTTTATAACGATTTCTTTTACAGGTTCTTTGGTCACTTTTTCGTTTAAAGCTTTTTTAGAAGAGATATTCCCGTTTACTTTTTGAATGGCGTAATGAACCTGTTTAGACCCTTCCTGGCCTTTTTGTTTCACTTTTGTCTGTCCTTTATATAAATCATCAGATTCAATGACTTCTTTTTTATACGGAATGGTTTCGTCTACTAGCTTTTCTTCTTGAACGACAACATCGATAAATGGTTCATAATCCGTAACATTGATTTCTTGTCCAATCTGTAAAAGAGTCTCTTCAGTAATTTCTGGGTTTAATTCTAGTAATTTTTCTGTATCTAAGTTATACTTGGCTGCAATTTCTCCTAGTACTTCACCTTTTTGCACTTTATGAACCTTTTCCTTTAACGTACCTTTTTGTAAAAGCTTTAGGCCCTGCTCCACCGATAGAAGATCCTTTTCTTCTGCTTTTTCCTTGGTAATCGTAACCTCTTCCGATAGATTTACATCTGTAATAATAGATTCGCCAACAGAAAGTTCCTTCTTCGGTCTTAAGACAACCTCTTTTAAACCAGGCACTACTACTTTTTCACTAAGTTTGCTAGTTTCCTCAAGTTTTTCTAATACTTCAGGCTTAACATATTTCTCCTTTAATTCATTTAGTGCTAGTTTTGCTGCTTCTTCACTCTCAAAATAACCGACTACGTTCTCCCCAACTTTTAACACATAAGCATTTACTTTAATGGTAAGCTCATCCTCAAGAGCATTTAATACTTCACTGTTCTCTGATGGTTCATTAAATACTTTTTCAGGAATATAGGAAATCGTTTCTCCAACAGTATATGAATAGTCTTTTTTGCCTTTTTTCTTTTCTTCTACTAGATTGTTTACAAAGGACTCAATGACTTCTTTACTATCCACAGTACCAAAATGTTCTCCGTTCACGTAAACATGATAGACAGTAGACAAGTCACTGTTTTCTTCTCCATAGATAACTTGGAAGGTTAAGCTTAAACCAATGCAAGTTGTGATGGCTGTTTTCTTCCATAGACTATAGTTGCTTTTATTTTCTGAATCTAGCATTTGTTTTGTTCTCGTATTCCACATGGAAAAATCCTCCTATAAAACCCTGACTAGTGCATATTTTAAAACCTGCTGTACGTCTCTTTTGCTCCTTACCTAATCTATCATAGGAGATAGGAAGAAAGAAATAGATATGAAGCTATTGTAAAGGAACTGTATAATAGCTTCCAAATTTATACAAATTATAATTGTAAAATAGGAAAAAAGGTGAAAAATGTAACTTTTTGGTAGGGTTTTTAAAGTGGAATTTTTCAATTATGTTACAAAAATTTCCTTGTGTTAGGTGGAAATACCCACCTTTTCTGTTCAATCTTTTGAGTAAATGAAATGAGGGTGTGACAAAAGTTTTATACATATAACAAAATCCGAACCTTTATTCAGGATTCTTTCAAAAGAGTCGAATAAAGGTTCGGAATTAGGTTCCACTTATTTGGCATAAACACTTCTTACAACATTCGTTTGTGATCGATCTGGACCAACTGAAAAAAATGGACAAAGGGATCCCCGTCAGTTGGGATATACGCTCCAAGTAATGTCTTGCGTTTTCAGGTAAATTGTCTAAGCTTTTCACACCCGTAATATCTTCCGTCCAACCAGGTAATTCTTCATAGACTGGCTTACATTGCGCTAAGGTTTTTAGGCTTGCTGGGAATTCTTCTATTACTTTCCCTTCATACTCATACGCCGTACAAATTTTGAGTGTCTTGATTCCGGTCAATACATCCAAAGAATTTAAGGAAAGATCCGTGATTCCACTTACACGGCGAGCATGTCTTACAACTACGCTGTCAAACCAACCAACACGACGTGGTCTCCCTGTCGTTGTACCATATTCTCGTCCAACTTCGCGGATTTGATCTCCAATTTCATTGTTCAGCTCTGTAGGGAATGGTCCATCTCCTACTCTTGTCGTATATGCTTTGGAAACCCCAACAACGTGTTCAATTTTGGACGGGCCAACACCGGATCCAATCGTCACTCCTCCTGCAATTGGGTTAGAGGATGTAACAAATGGATATGTACCTTGGTCTATATCAAGCATAACACCTTGGGCACCCTCAAATAATACTCTTCGTCCAGCATCTAATGCATCGTTTAAGACAACAGACGTATCACATACGTATTTTGCAACTTGCTGTCCATATTCGTAGTATTCATCTAAGATACTTTCTACGGAGATTGGTTCTTTATCATAGAGCTTTTCAAATACGCGATTTTTTTCCTTTAAATTTTGCTCAAGCTTTTCTTTAAAGGCTTCTTTATCTAATAAATCGGCTACTCGAATTCCTACGCGGGCAGCTTTATCCATATAGGCAGGGCCAATCCCTTTCTTCGTTGTTCCGATTTTGTTGATTCCTTTTTCTTCCTCTTGTAAAACATCTAGTGCAAGGTGATAAGGCAATATCACATGTGCACGATTAGAAATTCTAAGGTTATCTGTGTTAACTCCTTTATTATGTAAATAAGCTAACTCTTCTACTAATGCTTTAGGGTCTATTACCATTCCATTTCCAAGCACGCAGATTTTATCTTTGAAAAAGATACCAGATGGAATTAAGTGTAGCTTGTACGTGATACCGTCGAATTTAATCGTATGACCGGCATTATTACCACCTTGGTAACGCGCAACTACCTCTGCATTTTGTGATAGAAAGTCGGTTATCTTTCCTTTTCCTTCGTCGCCCCACTGTGTTCCTACTACAACTACTGAAGACATGTAGGCACCCCCGCCTTATATTCTAATATTTGCATTTTACTCACAACACGCTAAGTTTAACAATGTAAAAATGGATTGTCAATCGAAATTCACGAACATTATTAAACGATATGGTTGTTTTTGTTCGTGTACCATTCGACAGGTGACAGGCACGACCCGAGTTTGCTCGAATTTTGTCTAAGAAAAGAGACACTATTCAAAG includes:
- the yycF gene encoding response regulator YycF; translated protein: MAQKILVVDDEKPIADILKFNLEKEGYEVICAYDGDEAIELTQSENPDLLLLDIMLPNKDGNEVCREVRKTHNMPIIMITAKDSEIDKVLGLELGADDYVTKPFSNREVIARVKANLRRQQQIPEDTQKTKDIKISSLVIHPDAYTVTRDGQQVELTHREFELLHYLARHIGQVMTREHLLETVWGYDYYGDVRTVDVTVRRLREKIEENPSNPMWIVTRRGVGYYLRNPDQE
- a CDS encoding M23 family metallopeptidase; its protein translation is MWNTRTKQMLDSENKSNYSLWKKTAITTCIGLSLTFQVIYGEENSDLSTVYHVYVNGEHFGTVDSKEVIESFVNNLVEEKKKGKKDYSYTVGETISYIPEKVFNEPSENSEVLNALEDELTIKVNAYVLKVGENVVGYFESEEAAKLALNELKEKYVKPEVLEKLEETSKLSEKVVVPGLKEVVLRPKKELSVGESIITDVNLSEEVTITKEKAEEKDLLSVEQGLKLLQKGTLKEKVHKVQKGEVLGEIAAKYNLDTEKLLELNPEITEETLLQIGQEINVTDYEPFIDVVVQEEKLVDETIPYKKEVIESDDLYKGQTKVKQKGQEGSKQVHYAIQKVNGNISSKKALNEKVTKEPVKEIVIKGTKVVPSRGTGDLQWPAVGGFITSGLGHRWGSFHKGIDISGVSNRNILAADNGTVVSAGWDDGGYGNKIIIDHNNGYRTVYAHLSSISVSAGQTITQGSKIGVMGTTGNSTGVHLHFELYKNGSLIDPSGQF
- a CDS encoding YycH family regulatory protein → MMNLESIKSILLAGLIILSLVLTFGIWNQKPNSGDVMDDNRFIETDTGGIEETKKSLLEPSDIIMEVNNDHYGLKNKEDEDKFYEYMHDWSLFEFESLTDSDIPEQENQVEVIFPVLIPFQVIKDLFVVDEGENIEAFNGEFNRIYILPNNNQGNVVVQFLNTKTGIKVKANVQNVPGVRNRLEEFREEKDLIEYVAYQDNEGFPPIYLPMKSVEMTRSTYTVSKINPDPYLINATFSDPSVVHDSNPSGLPSEQVYTDYYGMLRRFEYYMRFTDAKKSERIKMDSIELINQSVQYINKHKGWTTTKQDEYIMDTLETYPNRVVYRLFYREYPVFDRSKNLATIELIMRGSGEGPGVYQYNRPLIELKDSLGGPSSIWLKSGEQVIHYINNNRDQFGSNIQNISIGYQIEQTGDQDVFKLTPGWFIRDNLGWREITFKDTKEGGKGNAMGPN
- the walK gene encoding cell wall metabolism sensor histidine kinase WalK translates to MKKVGFFQSIQLKLIIVLILLLLLAIQVIGAYFVRGLEESLKSNFEDTMTQRIKGLTEYLEQAFTKERTEGGEGPTLKQEVASIIETYDSELFSDLKVIDNQYRVIGTKDDQELIGKRITEERITQSIIFGTPSTTEMREQGSLDRIQVRTVPIKNGDEAIGAIYIVASMESIYDQLQRVNEIFLRGTVIAVIISAVLGILVARTITRPITEMRKQASILATGDFSQKVNVYGNDEIGQLGTTFNDMSDRLRQAHVTTEGERRKLSSVLSNMSDGVIATDTSGHITLMNESAEDLLGTSFDDVKGRLLTDVLNMEEEISDVLDTEITGSRILDLSDDEQFFLLRANFSAVQDEDEHVSGFITVISDVTEQEKVEKERREFVSNVSHELRTPLTTMRSYLEALTDGAWEDQEIAPKFLNVTQTETERMIRLVNDLLQLSKMDNKGHTLYKEKVDFVQYFHHIIDRFEMNKSEDILFERQFPRDHVLVWLDKDKMTQVIDNIISNAIKYSPEGGKITFKIVKERRRVVISIADQGVGIAKEKVDKIFERFYRADKARSRNLGGTGLGLAIAKELVEAHNGHIWAESKEGKGTTILFVLPLMQKKRRNR